The following is a genomic window from Heliangelus exortis chromosome 13, bHelExo1.hap1, whole genome shotgun sequence.
CTACAAGAAGCTTATGTGTTCTTCTAACTGTTGTGAACATTCTACTGCTGTGTTCTAATCTGATCATGGAAGTCTTCtggttttatgtatttttttaaccttgctTTATCAATAAATCTTATGCAATATTGTTATCCTACATAAAAAGACATTGATCGGCTTCTTTGTGACATATGTAATGTCACAACTGTTCAGCTTGGGCTTGAGATTGTGGCTCATAACCCATTTCCAATAAAATTCCTAGGGGTTTAATGTTTGACCTAAAATGATTTCAGGCATTTGAGTTATTCTCCCCATTAGGATTTGTCCTGAGACATTTTAGTAGGTTTTTAAGTGataattaatggaaaaatacttcatATTTGCAATttactagaaaatattttgtggatTTGTAAAAATACGTATTGCTCTACCAAGGTCTATAAAATTTAGGCAGACTTCAAAGACAAACCATATTATCTGAGACTTGCATCTTTTACATCTGTTCAGCCATAAATAGGAGGATCACCACAGTTGAAGCAACTTTATATATGACTTGCGTGGAGGGGAAAAATTTTAGTACATCTACaattcttctttccttcatGTAGAAGGTTAGAAAATACATTAGGATTTGCAGAAGTGCATTTTCTTGAGAATAAGGAGCAGAAGAATTTTGAATGCAAAAGGTCCTGCTGTACCACTCTGGCACTAAGCACACAGGAAGCTCTGTTTAAGAAATTATCTTTACCAGCTTCGGAACATCCCTTGCCTGGCTGAATAGGTGCTACAAGTGAagagtaaaaagaaatctggggaaaaaaaaaaaaaaggtggggaaTTTATGAAAGTGGGGAAACCAAAAAAGCAGGCTGAAAATGCTCAGAGTAAGAAAACTTTCAAGTAAAATGTtaacaagaaaaatgttaacTGTTTCAAGTACTTCTTCTGAAGCTTTTCTCCCCATGACTTCATAAAAAGAACTGCATCTAATAAAAGCTAGCACAAGTGCCCACCTCCTGTCTTACACATATAAAATACATGTAGAATTGTAAGATTGCTGTGAAAAAACTTAACAGGGTCTTTAAGACAGGGTCTTaaaattcttgttttaaaaCTATACGGAATAAATGTGAGGGGGACTTTTGCTAGCTAGGGTTTTACTCCAACTGATGGCTCTCTTGAAGGATTTTGAATGAGATGCTGCAATGCTGACACTCTCTAATGAGTCATTAACAGTGGCTTTGAAATGCCACTCTGCTATCACAGAAGAGCAATGAGTAAACTACACATAAGTGCTTTACATTTATACTTTTGTTTGAAGTAAAATTACTCCTTGTGCTCCTTTATCAGTGTCTAGATGATTGCACAGGAACTCCTCAGAACACCTAAGGAGCTTCTGCTGTGTCCCTCAGCATGTCACGGGCAGAACAAAATGCTGTAAATTGTATGTGCTGTTTAAAATattgtctcagaaaaaaaagaacaaaactaacctcagtaaaaaaaccccacagttgAAGCATGCAAATGTGTTACTCTAGTTAAGTGAGAAACGTGTCACTTATTTCCAAAATAccaaggttttggtttttttacattttagctCGCAAATTCACAGACAAGCATGAATGGATTTCTGTTGAAAATGACATTGGAACAGTAGGAATCAGCCATTTTGCACAGGTATTGATCCCTCCCCCCCTTACCCACGTTggcaatatttatttatgcCCAAACTGCTCTTGTCCTTGCTCTTTGGACAGCTACAGGATTTTATTGTTCTAATTGCATATGCTATACACTGAGCAAGATTTTTTGGACTTGGGTCTACCAAAATATTTGTGAAGTGAATGCTGCTTCAGCATTCTGAATCAGTTCAGATTGAACCCATGGAGAGCATGAGAAACTTAATGGTTCAGCAGAATGTAAAGCCTCATTTATTTACTTAATTTCATATAGACCTGAGGAGGTCGTGGCTGTATGAGGAGGGTATCTTGGACCTTTTAGGCCAAATTTCCCTTAAGCATGAATACAGTGCAatccctctgcctgcagaaCAGTTGTGAATAGAAGAATAATGTGGCATCTAGGACAGGAgttcttttggatttttttgttttgttcttatGCAAGTACTTCATTTGGAACAAATGAAGGATGGAGATTCGCTGTATGCAAAACTTAAGAAAATCTGATGTGAGAAGCTATCAGATAATGATGTGGAATTCATGTTTCTTAGGACAAGCAGCATCTCCAGTAATCTCaattttctgtaaataacaCTAAGACTCTGCAAGATCCCTGTCCTTTTGTGAGACAGGGTACATCTGtcagggaagaggcagaagccTGTTCTAGTTGAGTTGATTCTTATGGTGATAAGGCTCATTAATTCAGTAAGGACAAACTGTATGCCAACAGTTCTCCAGTTGCCCATGTCTCTGGGAAGGAATCATTGTGTTGTCTTTCAAACTGCACTGGAAGTAAATCCTCTGTGCTTTGTAATGGGGATAATTCCCTCAAATCACTGGGAACTTTGTCTGTTGAAACAGTTGTTACTCTCGCTGGTGCTAAGAGGATCAACAGATGTTATTTCTCACTCTGCCTGGAGAAATCTGTATGTAGACCTTGTAATTTGGCCTGAGGGCTATTAACATACTGTAATACATAAACAGTAATTGGGCAGTTGGGGTATGATAACATTTTttcaagttaaataaaaatgtgcttaAAAATGTGTCCTTAAAAGAATGAGAACTAAATCTGGAGACAGAGATGACTTCTATACAAATTCTACAGCTACTGTATCAGATCTCTCCTATGAATACTTTCTCTAAAGTATGCtttgatgcttttgtttttcttttaaggaagcACTAGGAGATGTTGTTTACTGTAGTCTTCCAGAAATTGGGACAAAATTGAGTAAACATGGTAAGTTTTAGCTCTAATTTCTAATTAAGTAATTCTTCTAACTTATCCCACTGTCACTTTGTAAAGATTAACTTTATGAAGTAATCTTTAAGTTCATTCATACCATTATAACTCTTCTGGATGCAACATAAATGCAGATATTTCTACAAGAGACAGCTGTAATTTCAAATTCTCAGTGTCAGACTGTGTGTGGTAGCAGAAAATATGTTAAACTGAAGACTTTTAttcaaaaataatctttttttttttaataattttatctgtgttccatttttttaaatacttatgGTTTGATTTGGGCTTGGTAGTGTTTAGGCTGGCTTATTTGTAATTCTTACACATTTCATGAGTTGTACTATGTGATACCAAGCTCCAGTTTTTCTATGGCTATAGAGACTCAGTAATTTTAGGGTACCAACTGCAACCATAGGTTTTTACTCATCAGTGATGTACAAATAGCTGATATTCTTGGTCATCCAGTTACATAATTTTCCACATTAAAGAAGAGTGAGCTTTTacagacagaaaggaaaagcctATTCCTGTATCTACAGGGAGAGCTGCCTTGCTAGtatattaagaaaatattttcattagctTAAGACACTAAAGAAAGAGCACAGAATGACTGAGTTAGAGTAGCAGGCCTTTCTTTGCCATCCTCCATACATAACAGGTCCATATCAAACTGTTTTGGCCAAATCTGTTGCATGGCATTGAATGGGTGAATGCTAGACAAAAGGTCTATCTGCACAGGTTTCAGTTAACCAACTTGTAGTTTTGTTTTATCTGAAGGATTTTAATTGCCATTTAGTCCTCTTGTCTACTCGTTCTGGCCTTAGTCTAATTCCAAGTTTTCCCAGAACATGGTGTTCTCTGATTCCTTGTGCTGATGCCTATGTGCTCCTCTGACAGCTCAGTGTTCCTTCAGCCTCTGCCTTTGCTTAGAGTTACTCTGGACTAAAAATGCTCCAGGCACCACTTCCATAACTGCctacaaaatagaaaaaagggaagagcagctgctgaTTCCAGGGGGGTGCTTCTGAATACTAATGTGTGTTTTCCAGTGAGTGCAAATGTAACACTTGATactgtttctgaagaaaaaatgggaTTCCTGAAAATTGTGGCTACATCTATTTTGCAACCAAATGATGTACAGAAAGGTTTAAGTTGTAGATAAATGACATATTCAGGTCTCTTGCAGCAAGAGCTGAATTTTTCCTTCTAACCCAGTATCACATATACTGTAGGGCTTTAGCCAAAGGATTAgccaaatgaaagaaatttccATTCTTCTGTAGAAATCTAACACTAGGTAGTATTATCCAAGTCTCCCACAACAATTCAGGAGTGTAAACATCAACTTTAATACTGCTGTCATTGTCATAAAGTTGGTAACTTCAATCTCTTTGACAGTTTCCCTTGCTCAAGATCAAAACTCTTCTTCAATGGCAAGTGATCACCAGAATGTCTGATTGAAAAAAATGGagtgctttgtgttttcctctTACCAGTGTTCAATCATATTCTGTTTCAGATGAGTTTGGAGCTTTGGAAAGTGTGAAAGCTGCTAGTGAACTCTACTCACCTCTTTCAGGAGAAGTGACTGAGATTAATGCTGCACTTGCAGATAATCCAGGGCTTGTCAATAAATCTTGTTATCAAGATGGTAAGAGGTCATTTTTATCTCTCAGTAGTGAATACCACAGGGATTCTTGCAATTCCTAGTTCTTCCAGCTCAGTGGTGTGGAGGCTTAAATGGAATATATTGCATATAGTTAAAGGCCAGTAAAATTTAGCatgaattaaatgaaaatttagcatattttggttttggctttgctgacaatgattttttaatgtgttcCTTACAGACTGTGGttgaatttcagtttctttcccttgatcacatttgtcttttttttttttaaattttttaatcttaaCAGCTTATGATACTCTGAGGTCAGACTCTTTCTGACAATGTCTCCTTAGTGCCACTGTCAGAGACAATGGGTCTGACTGACTCAGAAGGCCATTTCTTATGACAGGTTGTTCATTTTTTAAGGTACTGAAACATTGTCTGCACAAGAAGTCCTGTTGATTCTACCAGTGTTAGAGGGCTTGTATGCCTACTGAGAGTTCCTCTCTAAGGCAGTAACATGAATTAATCTTTCTTGTAGGATATCAgcaactgtttttctttttaacttccTAACTACAGGTTGGCTTATCAAGATGACTGTGGAAAACCCTGCTGAGCTTGATGAACTGATGAGTGAAGATGCCTAtgagaaatacataaaatccATTGAGGACTGAGCtggaataatgaaataaatccatacaaaataattcagtgtaGTTTGTCATCAGTTGGGGAAGTACTGAATATCCAGTTTTGGCAACCTGAAAAACATCACTTATGGTCATGAATACAAGGCCATAAATAATAGCAGTGATAAAAATGTTTAACATCTGCATACCTGCAGGGGTTTTTTAGTCTGTTGTCTGATTTATGTAAGTTCAGGATGTTATCTACAAAATTTATTTGCCAAAACATACACTTCCTAAGATTTATTTGACAATCAAATTTAATAACAACAGCCTTAATATGCTAATTCTGTAGTGTGCACATGACTGTTCCTGTAACCTGGACTACTGATATACTTCTCTATTGCTCCCAAGATACTGAAAAGTGGTGTCTCTCTAACCTcctaatatttttcctaatcATAGTTGCAAAGATGGtatgaaaaaaggagaaaccaTATTATCAACTACCTCTCTGCATGACTTTTACTTCTGATTCAGAATTAAttaatcttttgttttccttgtttttctatGTAATCAAATAGTTGTGCCTTTGAGACATAAGGTATTGTcctttcttctgatttcttttctttcttggtcTGCAAAACTCATGCAGTGATAGTGTGTTGAGGTTCTGAGGTGGGTTATTTAGGCTGTATTTTTTGCCAGGCAAACACTATCTGTGTCTCCAGTAATTAAGAGTTTCTGTATCTTGTGCCTAGCAATTGTGGTGATGTCAGAGGAGTAGAAGTGTGATCAGGAATAGTTTGATGTATAATGTATCCatgtttgtttgtctttaagGTGAAGTAGGCACACTGCTGTAGTGACATCACAGGAATGCAACTAAAATTTTCACTTTGCAAACCAGTAAACTAAAGCAGCTGACTCCCTTAGATTTCATATTTAATGAATACTCAAATGTTCACTCAAAGCTGATGTGACATCTAAGGGTAAGGTTGAGTTGTACAGACCTGCacttcaagaaaacaaaagtacaGCTGTGTCGTGGTCTAAAACTTTTTTCCCACAATTTTAATGTATGAATTAGAAGCTAAGCACAAAATGGGAACAAAAAACAAGTATCTGTAAGTTGACCTAGAGGAAACAGGGGAAGGCTTGGTTCATGTAAGATGACAAAGGCAAAATTCATAATCCTTTGAAAATTCTTTCCAAAAGCAAAGCCCTTCTAAAGGGTACAAACACCCTACAGGTTACACAGGGGCCTTTCTGTTGTATAAAAATGTAGGGCTTGCTTTTACAATCTGAAGGGATGTCCAAGTAATTGGTGGGACTTTTTTTAAATCCTAGCAGCTAATTTTTTGTAGACAAGTCTCAGATAAAAGCCCTGCCAAGAGAGACTCCACTGTGTATTTAAGATCAAACTATCTCCTCCACAGGAGTTAAACTGCAAAGTCACTAAGAGAAAGGAGTGAGTTAATTTGTTCCACAGGAGTCCTAACAGTCCTTAGCAGTGGCTTATAAACAAAAGGCTTCAGTAAACCTGGtgtaaatgctttaaaaactgTCAGTACTTATGCATTATTCACAGTATCATGCAGCATTTATTGCAACAACCTGCAGGGcccagagagctgggagctTTATCCTGGCCTCTTACAGGCTCCCCGTGTCAGTTTGGATCTTTGAACCTCCCTGTGCACTTTCCAAAGGGAAAGATAAAGtttgtttaaaagcagaatgGATGCAGGCAAATGGACACAggaatgcatgaaaaaaatgtttcaatatGATAACTGTTTCTTCCTCCTAATTTTTTCCACTGTACTAGAGAGCAATAGGTCCTTTTTTCCttgatatataatatatgaCCCTTATGGATCTCCCTTTAAAGGTTAGTCCAGAGTACTGTAATCCATTTTTATGCAATTTTCCCCAtaaaatgtttgtatttctttccttttgatCAATGGAATATGAAACAGCAGTTTCTATAATACCCTGGGGAACCTGGGAAATAGTAAAAACTGGCAAATCCAATCTCTTCTTCCTCAGGCTTTGTCCTCATCTGTGTGTAAGCAGTGTTCATAAGGTTACACATGAGTATGGATAAATTATAATTCCTGGGAAAAACGTCTGAAACAGAATTCAACCTCTCATGGATGTTCTTGAAAAGAAGGACCAGGAATCTCTCTATGCCTATTTCTTCTAGGGTTTTATATAACTTTAAAGCAATTTATTAGATTTCCCAGTTCCTCTATAAAGTGGGAACAATAATACTTGGGTGGTTTATGGTGTGGTTTATGCTGAGAGCTCTGGTGTTCTGCAGTTATGCAGCCCAAAGGATGTCTATTGGAGCAActatttttatatctttctaCAGTCTACTCAACTGCCTGAATTATGCTGTCAAAAGAATGTGTTCTTCTTAGTTTGATGTCTGTTACTCAAGCAGAGCTCCCAGCTTTCAAATATTCCCATAACTTCTCTacttccagcagcaggaaagccTCAGGCAGACCACCATGCACTGGTTGGAACCAGGCTCTGCAAGAACATCAGTCCCAACCTTGCCAGGATGAATCCATAATGTGCCTTTCATCAAAGTAAGAAGATGGAGTGGATGTGCATTGGCTTTGTCTACCACacagttttaaatgtttttgtatCATTTTTTTGTATAAATTGTAGGGGAAAACATCAAACTTGTTCCCTGGTGTGTGCTCctacagaaaattaataaaggagatgattttttacaaaataacCACTTTATCTGTGACCATTTTAGTCTTGATTCTGATCTTAAGAACTTAACACTCATAGTCACTGGATACTAAACATTATGGACTTAGGAGAGAGACTGGTTTTATGGCAAACTTATTTCCACAGTTCACCCACAAACAGTAATTATGACTCTGTACCTCCTAGGGGTTAATTTGATCATCACCTTTCTTCTTGCCaacatttcttttccacaaGTACCAACCCCTTTATCACTCAAATTATCTAACTGAAGAATATAAACTAAGCTTGGAACTAATTTTTGAATGTGTCCTTAGTTTTCTAAGGTTTTTATCAACATCAGTCCTGAAAAGAATTAATACTGAATacttttgtctgtttttcaaCCAATGAACTGCTGCCTATCTCTGTGAATCTTGATCTATCTTGTATATAAACACAACTCATGTAACTGTTGCTTCTCATCAGAGGACAAAATATCAATGGTATAAGataaatatgtaatatatataatatataacaaaaatacataataaCATCTGGTGGTGTTTTGATGAGCATAAAACAAGGGCAATGTCAACTGCACTGTCATTAAATTAGCAGTAAGAAAATTAAGTAAGCAGCTCTAATAATGAGGTTAGAAGTGCAGCAGATCTGTTTCTAATGATCCCCTTGTCTGGTGTCTCCAGACAGCTGTTGTCCTGTGGATAAAgattattcttcctttttcttaataCCAATGAGTAATTTACAATCTTCCTGTAGTGATGTCACTCATCAGAGTTTTAATATTCCACACGGACACATAAAAGACACAACATCCCTCAGCCTGGTCACAGGAACAagcagaactgcagcagtaAATCTATCAAGAATGATCCTCAGCTCCTCAACTCTGCATGTGAGGATTTTTTTGATGCTGTTGGGAGACATCACCCAGCAAGAGGCAAGGGAACTTGCACCATCCGCACTGCGTGTTgtggagaagagaaataaaacctcaGAACAGCCCTTAAATTAATTAACAACGTGAGTTCAGCGCTGGGTGGAATGCCCCAGGGGGTCAAACGGTGACGTTCTCATTCAAATGCTTGCAAGTTAATAAAGGAATTATTGCAGAATGTCACCAGGCGGTGGCACTCGAGCTGCTCCAAATGGGATGGAGAGGTTGGGCCAACCTAGTGCTGGGGCTCAGAGGTACTGACGTGACATTCCTGCTCCAGAGGAATTTCACTTCCGAGGTCAATTTcaagatcagaaaaaaatattaagcacATCTGGCTTCATTGAAAATGCTTAAAAACCCACCTCGAAGTAATACAGGCAGGAAAGAATTAACTTGAACTTTATTGCCCCATCAGCTTGTCTTCTCTCCTTATCTCTTGCCCTTCTTGAAGCACACCTGAAATTTGGTCTGCCAGAGTAGGGGTGTGCATGGAGAGTCAAAAATTATACCAAATTCCAAACGATGCCAGGCATTATGTCAACAAAAGCCTTTTTCACTTAACAGAGCAGAGATCAGCCAGAAGCTTTGGTGAAAATGTTTGCCCAAATTCAGAGGTGAAGCTGCTGCATTAGCATTACCAAAGCTGTAAAAGTTCTCTACACAACACGGTGCCATTCCCAGAGCCAAACGTGTTTTAACGTGGTGAAATGTGGCCAGCTTGATGGAAAACTGAATGCCCTTTGGCAACACGTTTCCAGGGGATGTGACCTCAtggatgtaaaaaaatattaaaaaaaacaaaaccttgggCAATATTCATCAGTGTAAATGATCAGCAAGATACGCTGCAGATGGCACAGGCACATTTTGAGAGCAGCTCAGGGGTGTCctcagtttttctctgttttccccaCACTATTTAAGAGTCCTAGAGGAGCAGAccctggcaggaggagctgggctgtggtATTGGGGTTGTTAGAGCTTGCCTTACAATATTGATATTCCTCTTCCTGACAAAGCATAATTCAGACACTTCAGACCTGATCTATTTTAATGCAGCACATCCTCTGCTATTAGgctgttttgttatttgtttatACTGTTTCATTATTTATGTCAGAATCTATTTTGTTTAGAGATGCATTTTAATGGAGGTGCAGCACTTGTACCTTTCTCTATCCATGAAAATAAATCCACAAGATACAAGGATGAGTCTGCACTTGTTAGGACTCACGAGGACTTCTGTTTCTCAGCCATCACCACTCTCCCTTCTTCACTGCATGGGTCTGAATCAAGAGAAAATGACAGAGAACTTAAATATTCTTGGCAGCTCCTGTCTATCCTGACAACCCCTCACTTGTGCCTCAACTGGTAAGGCAAAACCAGTGATAAAATTGGTGTACAGCCCTGTTGCACAGCTCTTTTTCTGCAATGTAACATCCTCATCTActgctgaaacatttttttcagctttctgttaGATTAAGGAGCATTTCTTACATCAGGTTGGCCTGGTA
Proteins encoded in this region:
- the GCSH gene encoding glycine cleavage system H protein, mitochondrial, translated to MAWRALRRFGPVLGPRCPRFSPPPLRVAAARRFGTSSLVLSARKFTDKHEWISVENDIGTVGISHFAQEALGDVVYCSLPEIGTKLSKHDEFGALESVKAASELYSPLSGEVTEINAALADNPGLVNKSCYQDGWLIKMTVENPAELDELMSEDAYEKYIKSIED